Below is a window of Malus domestica chromosome 13, GDT2T_hap1 DNA.
ctgacgctccggttcgaagatgtgactacgggacagaggttcagggccgaaggggtagaggaagacctaggaaaactttagaagagactctaagaaaagacttagagtacttggatcgaacggaggacatgacacaaaaccgagcgcaatggcgttctaggattcatatagccgaccccacttagtgggaaaaggctttgttgttgttgttgttgttgttgttgtgtgaAGATCATATATGGAAAGGGAAAAGAAACAATTACTTCGGTGTTATACTGAAAGATATGATTTCTGACTCTCAACTCTATAATAGAGTGAGCCAATTATCATTGATATATATAGGGTTACAAATCAATTGTGTAGTAGGAAacagaaaacataaaatacaatcAGTATAGAACTAGAAATCCTTCGTGGACTAGGACTGCGCTGCTGCTCGTATGTCTTTGTTGGAGATGGAGTGAAGAATTGTATCCTTGCTGGAATGGGAATATGTCGCAGTAACAAGAGAGGACTCTGGTTTATCACCTCTCTTCCCCGCAAACTAACAGGGAGATCACGCACGCACTAGAAGTTTGGACAGTAAGAAGGTAAACCGTGCTGTGGAAAAACTTTTGGTAAGAAGATCGGCCAACTGATCCATGGAGGAGACATACCTAACAATGATCTCGTGATGAGTGACTTTTTCACGAACGTAATGATAGTCAACTTCAACATGCCGCATGCGCTGTTGATAGACTGGATTAGAGGTAACAGAAATGGCACTAATGTTGTCACACCAGATACGTGGAGGTGCAAGAGGAAGGCGAAGCTCGCGAAACAAAGTGTGATACCAAGAGAGTGCGGCGGCTGTGTAGGCAAGCTGACGACATTCAGCTTCAATACTAGAGTGAGATACACCACGTTGCTTCTTAGAGCTCCAGGAGATGAGATTATCGCCAAGGAAAATACAATAGCCACCAGTGGATCGAAGATCATCAAGGTCGCCAGCATAGTCCACATCAACATAGGCATTGAGTTGAAGAGAGCTAGGTTGGTAAACAATACCATGGTGCGGAGTGGCTTTGAGATAACGAATGATGTGTTTGACCGCAACCCAATGAACCGTAGTGGGTTgatgcataaactgacaaacCTGATTAACAGTAAATGCAATATCAAGACGGGTAAAAAGCAGATACTGCAAGGCACCCACAACACGACAAAACTCTGTGATATCAGTAAATGGTTTGCCATCAGACAAGCTGAAGTGCCAACCACTAATGGTGGGAGTCGAAATGGGCTTGCAGTCCAGCATGTTGGTGCGTTTCAGAAGATTAGTAATATACTTGGTCTGAGTGAGATGCAAACCTGTGGTAGTACGTTGAACTTCCATACCTAAGAAATAATGTAGTGGTCCAAGATCTTTCATGTAAAATAAAGTACCCAATTGATGTATTAAACAATTGATGTCATACGAAGGAACCCGGCCTTCTTATGGCATGTTGAGGCGGTTGAAGCAATCAATAGTCGAGTGACCATAACGTTTACAAATCTGACACTGAATACGTCCAGATGAGAAAAAGGCCAATGGTGTGGAGTTAGAGCCATTAGAACCTAGAGGAAGGCCAAGGATCCTAATGGAAGTGGAGAGTGGGTCGCGGGATGGAGGTGCAACAGAAAATGAGGGGCCAAAAGTAGAGTCACTGGTATAATTACGAGAAAGGCCACCACCACAAGGGTAGCCTCTACTGCGACCGCCACGGAAAGAGTCACCATGACCACGGgaagcaccaccaccaccactcacAGCAGCAAAAGCAGAGGTGCCGACatcaaagggaagaaagaaagCATTGTGACATTGGTCTGCACTCAAGAGTAAGGCTTCCAAAGCATTGTAGGTAATGGAAGTATCATGGGCCTGTGCAAAAGTAACGGTGGTCTCATACTGAGGACCTACCTTGCTTATAATAATGGCAACTAAATCTGATTCAGAAACAAGGGCTCTAAAGAGGGTGAGATTGTCAGCAAGTACATTAACTTTGTCAAGATAGTCAGCAATAGAAAGATCACCACgggaggtattcatcaattcaGTCCGCATATGAATAATACGGTTCTATGAGGTAGAGGCATATCGTTCTTGAAGTGACGTCCAAGCAGAGGCCGAATCAATCTTATTGACAATAGTAGCAAGAACCCTAGGAGTAAGAGATCTAGTAATCCAGGAAAGAATCATCTGATCAGTTTGTATCCATTCACCATACAACGGATTGACTTTGTCTATAAAGTTGCCGGTGTCATCAAGAAGGAAGGCAGACGGGCATTTATTTTCACTGGTAACAAAGGATGGCAGGTTGCGGCTACACATCAAGGGAAGAAACTGAGCACGCTAGAAAGGATAGTTGTTGCGGTTGAGTTTGATGGTAAGAAAGTTTGTAATTGAGGGAGTAGCAACAGCAAATGAGGAAAAAGAAGCCATGACTATGAagaactgaagaaaaaaaaaaatttaaactatgAACCTTTGTCGTGAGACGTTGGCTCTTGATACCATGAACGATATGATTTCTGAATCTCAACTCTATAATAGAGTGAGCCAATTATCATTGATATATGTAGGGTTACAAATCAATCATGTAGTAGGAAAtagaaaacataaaatacaataaGTATAGAACTAGAAATCCTTATTGGACTAGGACTGCGCTACTGCTCGTGTGTCTTTGTTGGAGATGGAGTGAAGAACCGTATCCTTGCTGGAATGGGAATATGTCGCAGCAACCAGAGAGGACTCTGGTTTATCATATGCTACATTCTGAAGagaaagaaattgcaagagctGATACCTTTCTATTTCTATCTGTTAGCAGTGAAATAAATCACGAGACACGAGATCACTTCCATTGAGGCCGCTTGGTTGTTTCTGTAGATCATttcctaaaacttgaaaaaccAGAATTATATGCAGCATCGTGCCAGACCATTTCCATTTGAAGGAAGCAAATGAGAATATATCAGAAGAAACAACGCTATAAGTTGGACACTTCAATAAAGGAACACAAAGTAATGAAGAGCAAAGCAACATACATCTCCAGTGATCACCGTGTCGCCTTCTTTCACACCAAGTTTTATAAGAGACTTGTTCATGCCACAAGCATCCAGAACATGTCAGAACCTTCTCTCAGAATCCACATACCTGTTTGAAAACATTCATGACAAATTTTCCATGAGGATTGGAACAGCTAAAACAAGATGCAAATTACACCAAACAGCAACACTGAGGCATCGTAATCAATTTGGAGAACATTGAATTATGCATGATCTGACTACAGATTATAGACGTAATTTGATGAGCACCATGTGACGGTGTGAGACAAAAGAAAACCAATTAATACCTAAAACAAGGGTGCTATTTAGAGCCATGTTACATGCACAtggttatttttttcttatttttttatgaaacacataattttataaaaaaaaatgtattgaaCAATGGACTAGCTGTGTCCTTTAAAACAATACAGCAATAAGAACAAACTGCTAACTATCATACAGAAATCTTTGCAAGCTATTATTCACTCCAGAACTTAAACAATAGCTCtccaatatgaaaaaaaatagaggAAAAAGGAATTTCCTAAAACTCAAAAGAGACTTGAGCCCTCATTGATGTCCAAAACCAAACTTTATCCCGTAAAACCTTCACTTCACCTCCCCAccccccctccccctcccctaTTTTCCCCTTACCCCCTTCTTTATATCTAAAGACATTATGTGCTCATAAGCTATTCAAATTTGGGAAAATCTGTAGTGCTAGAGCACCAAACGgaacaaataaaatgaaagaaataaCTCTCAATTTATTAACTGATTGAGATAACAAATGTATAAAGAGAATCTCACAAATTGGCTCACCCAAATTATTTCTATGTGAGCTCCTTTTATTTCAAAACGAATAGTTTCCCTTCTAATACGTAAAGCCATAAACCAGTTTGTgatggagagaaaaaaaaaaggataaccAATACAAAGTAATTGACCAAGATGTATGTCGAGCCACATGTCAACAATCTCTACCTTGGCGAGATTCATAATCACATATTCAGGCACACAGTATATGAGCAATGTAAACAATGCTCAAACTTGGCAGGTCTGACCACTTTTGTTAACATATCAGCTGGGTTATCCATATTTGGAACTTTTTGAAAAATAATCTTTCTTTTGGACAAAATCTCACGAATAAAATGAAACCGAACATCGATCTGCTTTGTCCTCGAATGATAAACTTGGTATTTAGACAAGTGAATAGCActttgactatcacaatgtagcTCCACCTGCTTTTGATAAATTCCTAGATTTTTTATCAgtccatgtatccaaatggcctcctttacaGCTTCTGCAATAGCCATATATTCGGCCTCCGTTGTTGACAAAGCGACTGTGGACTGTAGTGTGGACTTCCAACTAATTGGCCATTTGGCCATAGTAAATAAGTAGCCAGTAGTTGATCTTCTTTTATCCAAATCTCCAGCATGGTCATAATCAACATATGTAACCACAAAATTCTCAAAACTACTATCACTTCGCTGAAAACATAAGCAGACATCTCTAGTCCCTTGTAGGAATCTTAAAATCCACTTAGTTGCTTGCCAATGTTCTTTTCCTGGATTATGCACATAGCGATTAACCAAATCAACggcatgagcaatatctggtCGAGAACATACCATAGTATACATCAAGCCACCAACCAAATTAGAATATGAAATATTCTTCTTCTGCAACTTCTCTTCATTGTTTTTTGGAGCTAACAAAGCACTCAACTTAAAGTGAAGAGCCATTGGAGTACTTACAGGTTTGGTGGCATCATTAATACCAAAACGTTGAAGCAATTTACACAAATATTGCTTTTGTTCTCGGTTACGGGTAATTTCCATACCGAGTATCTTTTTTGCTtcaccaagatctttcatctcaaacttgTTCTTCATTTGTGCTTTCAACTTTTCAATCTCCTTAATATTCTTCAATGCaattaacatatcatcaacatacaataataaataaataaaagacccatcttgcaagtTTTTGAAATAAAcgcaatgatcatattgacttcttaAATAGTGTTGACCTCTCATGAATTTGTCAAACTTCAAATACCATggtcttggagattgcttcaatccATACAAAGACTTCTTCAATTTACAAATCCATTTCTCTTTTCCAGTTACCTAATACCCATCAGGTTgagacatgtaaatttcttcATCAAGATCTCCATGTAAGAAAGTTGCCTTAACATCAAGTTGcactagttcaagatcaaattGTGCAACAAAGGCTAACATAATacgtgttgatgcacaaaatcagtgaggactttggtacaacagaaagtgttaagtctGTGACCTTtgttagattgctccggtcactagtgtggataagtatgcaaatggatagagacaaggaagcaaacacaagatgtacgtggttcacccagattggctacatccacgaagtagaggagttctcattaattgtgaagggtttacataagtacataggttcaagctctcctttactgagtactagtgaatgatttagtacaaatgacattaggaaatattgtgggagaatgatcttattttatagaagagagtttctcgctttgttttgacattgacatgtgttgtgattggcttctgatgttgacacgtatcgcgctatgattagcttctgatgtcgacacgtgtcgtgctgtgattggccttctggttagagggaaaattttctgggtccttgacggtataacgttgaccggtgctcagtagtttcagattggtcaagtatggtagaaacaatgctcccctaagttcccgagtgagggaagctcctcgattggggacttgcaagattcaagccgctgagtaatcacgaaacttttaagtaccaaagtatggtatcgttttcacttgctTTATCTATCTCATagatagatgtggcatcttctctggaagtacttttcctccatccaggggtggtatctttaaccagtggagatgcacaaggtaatgtatcaatttggcttgaagcttacttgtagtttcaggcttggtcatgCGTGATACAAAccagtaggagtcccccaagtcgtcaaGCTagaagatttgccgaaagaggtgacagacaaggtaagcaatcagagttcgAAACAATCAATCCCAGAtcaaaagtttgatttcgagtttcggttgattgttctcattcttccTATCTTACAggcagcaagaaggataaagagaagaaaaatgagaagatatgatatgagatacttttgcttttgaagaagtaacttttcacaggcttattcttgaactgggctggagggttttctggtttcctctaaagtataaggccgactcaagaatttgagggtcaaaacaaatccattaaatctagagtacgttcaaccctgatgatatgggatacttttgctgttgacaaagtagtggatgtatcggcacgtgttctgttacacttgtctccacatgcttccttatatccttctcacttgccctatctgttcttcgggcatatgtggtatcttctctagaagcataagatgttgaatatgagtactcgagagcaatgccaggtaagtaatcaggcaaggggttccaggtaatcagttcctgactggaagcttgattccaagtgctaaaTGATTGCTCTCTTtgtccttgtcttgcaggtaagaacaaggccaaaggaaaagacagggaaaaaacatgatatgagatactcttgcttttaacctgatgatatgagatactcttgctttggtgtggcttgtttgcagaggtattatcgggggaaaagaagctgagtatttcaagagactctgctgagagtgccctctcggatgtgaagaaaagttgagcattttttttatttgcaggtttacctggctgtggaggatgaaggtcgacatatataggcaTTGTCCCAACAGTGAGTAGTaacgttgttcctttacccttctcggtcatagtaatgtagtggaagctgcaagattcacgtgttttaacttgttagagcattttgaaaaagtggtctatggtatttggaaagctaatgttgcgtgtgaagattgcagataagctttatccaaggaaatctggctctcgaagtttagagagcggtgcctcttcaattttcgaATAAGCAATCATGTCGATGACCTGGCTTTTGAGATTCGgataacggtgcctcttcgattttttgagaaaacaatcatgttgggagtctggctttcgagattcggagagcagtgcctcttcaattttttagaaagcaatcctgttggaagtctggctctcgagatttggagagtggtgccttttcgatttttgagaaagcaatcatattGTGAGTTTGGTTCTCGAGAGTCGgatagcggtgtctcttcgatttttaagaaagcaatcctattgtgAATCaggttgggagtgttttctcgatgtgaataaaggttgggcatttttgccagtctgccttgtcacggagcacagaggttgacacatataggaACTTTCcggttatcaagcagtggtgttgttcctgtacccttgtgggtaatgttagggtagctagaccttcaaaatttatgtttttaaactttgtcagagatctttggcaaagttatctgtggtaccgaggagctgatgttgcgtgtggggattgtcgacatattttactcaggaaaatctgcttctcgaaatccgaagagtggtgtatcttcaatttttgaaccaatggccatgttgccatttcttttataagggcaccaattgtgtgcaagaagtacgttcagagagttattgcttgtatgaattttctccttatttttgtacttcagagatttattgcacctcatttctccttcatcatttctgagaatgtctggcccatccgaccgtcgttttgacttgaactttggtaaagaggcatccatgccttcttaagacaacatatgtcgcccatccttcttatcccttactggtcctcttaccgttgaggactctgtgatgaagtataatatgaccgctgcggtggtggccaggaaccttctcactcctaaagataacagactactttccaaacggtctgatgagttggctactaaggattctctggctttcagtgttcagtgtgtaggttcaGTGTCTAATAtcgcccaacgcctatttgctcgaactttccaagttgaatcattggtggttgaagtgataagtctcaaacatgaaatcaaagggctcaagcatgagaataaacagttgcacaggctcgcatatgactatgctacaaacatgaagaggaagctcgaccagctgcaggaatctgatggttagattttacttgatcatcagaggtttgtggttttgttctaaaggcatttattgcctttgtcttctagggctgtacagtgtaatgaagctccaaatgatcaaccttcggtgcctccttctTCTAGGCTTCTGCCCAGTgctgaggctctgaataatcaccctccggtgcctcctctttttggggctctgccgactgctgagacttctcctgagcaacctttgtgaaggctccctcttgtttgtttattttgattaatgtatatgtacatatttgtgacttatcgaAGATattaataaacaagctttgcttcatttcaacgtattgtgttaaataaatacaccaaggtcttcttcactaagtcctttgaattttttcttttgttgaagcttgtatgttgaagctttgagaatgaagcttgtatgttgaggtagtgctcccttaatttctgagtgaggaaaacgtctcggttggagacttgaaaaatccaagtcactaagtggtcgtgagacttccaagtattaaggtgcagtagcatatggtagaagtcccccaagtttcCGATCAAGGGAGTTGacaaatgaggcatttcctttctaagtggtagcccacaactcctccttcatatatatttgttatgaaagttgttaggcccaaagaagatgaggcctaggcaatttttttttttgaattttgatttttttttttttgaatttttgaatttccgaatttctgaattttcaaattttcgaaatatatatattttaagctttataggtgaagctttgaggttgaacctttgttgggtaccatgaattgattttgcttcacactagcatttgtaggtgaagctttgtaggtgaaccttttgtaggtgaagcttttgtgggtgaagtttttgtagtgggtgaagcttttgtgggtgaagcttttgttggtgaagcttttgttggtgaagcttttatgggtgaaacttttgtggttgGTGgagcttttgtgagtgaagcttttatgggtgaagcttttgtgggtgaagcttttgtagtgggtgaagcttttgtgggtgaagcttttgttgatgaagcttttatgggtgaagcttttgttggtgaagcttttatgggtgaagcttttgttggtgaagctattgtgggtgaagcttttatggatgaagcttttgtgttgaagctttgtaggtgaagctttggagttgaagctttgtaggtgaagcttttgtgttgaagcttttgtaggtgaagctttagagttgaagcttttgttgggtaccatgaattgattttgcttcacactatcttgatcaagatagtgtgaagcttttgagaatttgtagttgtcctccattgatgaagtttttgttgaatttccctttttttttttttttttggaaaactagaaatttgttgaatttcctaatttccttttttttatttttttttgggaaactagaaatttgaaaatgtgggagagacaacatataaaaattttgcttctacactgttgagcaagagattgttaTGCAAGctacaccttgtagtagtcgaaggtttggatgaactatttaaattgaatttgcttcgaacagtcttgatcaagagtgtgtgaagctttcaaCGAGTTatagttgcccttcattaatgaagcttttgttggcaccataaattggtcacactgtcttgatcaatagtgtgtgaagcttttgagaattatggttgaactcctttaataaagctcttgttggcaccataaattggttttgcttcacactgtcttgatcaagagtgtgtgaagcttttgagaattgtggttgccctccattgatgatgctcttgttagcaccataaattggttatgcttcacactgtcttgatcaagagtgtgtgaatcttttaagaattgtggttgaattcctttgatgaagctcttgttggcatcataaattggttttgcttcacaatgtcttgatcaagagtgtgtgaagcttttgagaattgtggttgaactcctttaatgaagctcttgttggcatcataaattggttttgcttcacaatgtcttgatcaagagtgtgtgaagcttttgagaattatggttgaactcctttaatgaagctcttgttggcaccataaattggttttacttcacactgtcttgatcaagagtgtgtgacgtttttgagaattgtggttgccctccattgatgaagcttttgttggcaccataaattggttttgcttcacattatcttgatcaagagtgtgtgaagcttttgataattatggttgaactcctttgatgaagctcttgttagcaccataaattggttttacttcacactgtctt
It encodes the following:
- the LOC139190797 gene encoding uncharacterized protein, which codes for MRTELMNTSRGDLSIADYLDKVNVLADNLTLFRALVSESDLVAIIISKVGPQYETTVTFAQAHDTSITYNALEALLLSADQCHNAFFLPFDVGTSAFAAVSGGGGASRGHGDSFRGGRSRGYPCGGGLSRNYTSDSTFGPSFSVAPPSRDPLSTSIRILGLPLGSNGSNSTPLAFFSSGRIQCQICKRYGHSTIDCFNRLNMP